One bacterium genomic region harbors:
- a CDS encoding TM0996/MTH895 family glutaredoxin-like protein — protein MTKIQILGTGCQKCRIMEQQVRKAAEQLEKKFEIIKVEEIDEILKFGVMMTPALVIDGDVKIIGKSPGVEKLKKILGEL, from the coding sequence ATGACAAAAATTCAGATTCTCGGCACAGGGTGCCAAAAATGCAGAATAATGGAACAGCAGGTAAGAAAAGCAGCAGAACAGCTTGAAAAAAAATTTGAGATTATTAAAGTAGAAGAAATTGATGAAATCCTCAAATTCGGAGTAATGATGACTCCGGCTCTTGTTATAGACGGTGATGTAAAAATAATCGGGAAATCTCCCGGCGTGGAAAAACTGAAAAAAATATTAGGTGAATTATGA